CCGGTGCCGGAAGCAGCGCCTTGGGGCGTCGCCGGTGCGCGGCTGCGCACGAAATCGTCGAGCGCCTCCGCCATCTGGCGCTTCTTGGCCAGCAGGGCGGTCACATAACCCTTCAGTTCTTCTTCCTTGCGCACCTGTTCGGCAAGATTGGTTTCCAGCACCGGGATCTGGGCTTCGATGTCGAGTTGGCGCGCCACGGCGGCCCGCGCCAGATCGTCCCGGTCGGCAGCCAGTGCCTGCCGGGTCTGCTCCGTGAGGGTTTCGTGCTGCGCATTCAGGTGCGAGTGCTGCTGCTGTGCCAGATGGCGATTGGCGCTGACCAGCCCCAATTCATGGCGGACGTCCGTGATGACGGTGTCCACCTCGCGAATGGATTGCTCCATCACGGCCTCGGGCGCCTGGTTCTCGATGCGGTCTACCAGGGCATGCACGCTCCCGGCAATGACGCGGCCCACGCGGTTCTTCAGGGAATCTGCCATCGCTCACTCTCCTTTTGCATGATGAATGTTGTTTGCCAGTTCGACAGTGGCCGCCATGTGCCGGCGCACCACGCCCGCGTCATAGGCCGCCGCCTCGGAAGTGGTGGCCTGTCGCAGCAGGCCGGCGCTCAGCGCAAACGCG
The DNA window shown above is from Acidovorax sp. NCPPB 4044 and carries:
- a CDS encoding PspA/IM30 family protein, translated to MADSLKNRVGRVIAGSVHALVDRIENQAPEAVMEQSIREVDTVITDVRHELGLVSANRHLAQQQHSHLNAQHETLTEQTRQALAADRDDLARAAVARQLDIEAQIPVLETNLAEQVRKEEELKGYVTALLAKKRQMAEALDDFVRSRAPATPQGAASGTGAPSQNRLDAATDSFDRLYQRHTGLSPSAAGATLEQAARLKDLEELVRKNQIEERMAQLRTR